A genomic region of Zea mays cultivar B73 chromosome 6, Zm-B73-REFERENCE-NAM-5.0, whole genome shotgun sequence contains the following coding sequences:
- the LOC103630640 gene encoding receptor-like protein kinase HSL1: protein MAGHHRARRVNGTRAPPRRPSAEKITRSRSHPEKPRTSPTTVLRVQPLLCACVWLALLLACLPRQAAAQDAEARLLLQIKSAWGDPAPLASWSNATAAAPLAQCSWAYVLCDGAGRVSSLNLTNVTLAGRTIPDAIGGLTALTVLDLSNTSVGGGFPASLYNCAAIARLDLSHNQLAGDLPADIDRLGANLTYLALDHNNFTGAIPAAVSRLTNLTYLALGGSQLTGTIPPELGQLVNLRTLKLERTPFSAGTLPESFKNLTKLTTVWLAKCNLTGEIPSYVAELAEMEWLDLSMNGLTGNIPSGIWNLQKLTNLYLYTNNLSGDIVINNGTIGAAGLVEVDLSENMLTGTIPGSFGSLTKLRLLILHDNNLVGEIPASIAQLPSLVYLWLWSNSLSGELPPGLGKETPVLRDIQIDDNNFSGPIPAGICEHNQLWVLTAPGNRLNGSIPTGLANCSSLIWLFLGGNQLSGEVPAALWTVPKLLTVSLENNGRLGGSLPEKLYWNLSRLSIDNNQFTGPIPASATNLKRFHASNNLFSGDIPPGFTAAMPLLQELDLSANQLSGAIPQSIASLSGMSQMNLSHNQLTGGIPAGLGSMPELTLLDLSSNQLSGAIPPALGTLRVNQLNLSSNQLTGEVPDALARTYDQSFMGNPGLCTAPPVSGMRSCAAPSTDHVSPRLRAGLLAAGAALVVLIAALAVFVVRDIRRRKRRLALAEEPWKLTAFQPVDFGEASVLRGLADENLIGKGGSGRVYRVTYTSRSSGEAAGTVAVKRIWAGGSLDKKLEREFASEVDILGHIRHSNIVKLLCCLSRAETKLLVYEFMGNGSLDQWLHGHSRLAGTGTAMVRAPSVRREPLDWPTRVKVAVGAARGLYYMHHECSPPIVHRDVKSSNILLDSELNAKVADFGLARMLVQAGTTDTMTAVAGSFGYMAPESVYTRKVNEKVDVYSFGVVLLELTTGRLANDGGEHGSLADWAWRHLQSGKSIAEAADKSIADAGYGDQVEAVFKLGIICTGRQPSSRPTMKGVLQILQRCEQAHQRTFDEKVADYDAAPLLQVHGGSRRKQLSDAEVIDDDGKGGFDCNV from the exons ATGGCAGGCCACCACCGCGCCCGCCGAGTAAACGGcacgcgcgcgcccccgcgccgGCCGTCGGCGGAAAAAATCACGCGGAGCCGGAGCCACCCCGAAAAGCCACGCACGTCGCCAACAACCGTTCTACGCGTCCAGCCCCTGCTGTGCGCCTGCGTCTGGCTCGCCCTGCTGCTGGCGTGCCTCCCGCGCCAGGCCGCGGCGCAGGACGCCGAGGCGCGGCTGCTGCTGCAGATCAAGAGCGCGTGGGGCGACCCGGCGCCGCTCGCGTCGTGGAGCAACGCGACCGCGGCGGCGCCGCTCGCGCAGTGCAGCTGGGCCTACGTGCTCTGCGACGGGGCCGGGCGGGTCAGCTCGCTCAACCTCACCAACGTCACGCTGGCCGGCCGCACCATCCCCGACGCCATCGGCGGGCTCACGGCCCTCACGGTGCTCGACCTGTCCAACACCAGCGTCGGCGGCGGCTTCCCTGCGTCCCTCTACAACTGCGCCGCCATCGCGCGCCTCGACCTCTCCCACAACCAGCTCGCCGGGGACCTCCCGGCCGACATCGACCGGCTCGGCGCCAACCTGACCTACCTCGCCCTGGACCACAACAACTTCACCGGCGCGATACCGGCGGCGGTGTCCAGGCTCACCAACCTCACGTACCTCGCTCTCGGCGGAAGCCAGCTCACCGGCACCATCCCGCCGGAGCTCGGCCAGCTGGTTAACCTTCGGACGCTCAAGCTCGAGAGGACTCCCTTCAGTGCCGGCACGCTGCCGGAGTCGTTCAAGAACTTGACCAAGCTAACGACCGTCTGGCTGGCCAAGTGCAACCTCACCGGCGAGATCCCGAGCTATGTCGCGGAGCTGGCGGAGATGGAGTGGCTCGACCTGTCCATGAATGGACTCACCGGAAACATACCGTCCGGGATATGGAACCTCCAGAAGCTGACGAATCTGTACCTGTACACCAACAACCTCTCCGGCGACATCGTCATCAACAACGGGACGATAGGAGCGGCAGGTTTGGTAGAGGTTGACCTGTCCGAGAACATGCTGACTGGGACCATCCCAGGAAGCTTCGGAAGCTTGACGAAGCTAAGGCTCCTCATTTTGCACGACAACAATCTCGTCGGCGAGATACCGGCAAGCATAGCCCAGCTACCGTCCTTGGTATACTTGTGGCTGTGGAGCAACAGCCTCAGCGGAGAGCTCCCGCCGGGGCTCGGAAAGGAGACGCCGGTGCTGAGAGATATCCAGATCGACGACAACAACTTTTCCGGGCCAATACCGGCGGGGATCTGTGAGCACAACCAGCTGTGGGTGCTCACCGCCCCCGGTAACCGCTTGAACGGCTCAATACCGACCGGTCTTGCCAACTGCTCGAGTCTCATATGGTTGTTCCTCGGAGGTAACCAGCTGTCCGGCGAGGTGCCGGCCGCTCTATGGACGGTGCCGAAGCTTCTGACCGTGTCGTTGGAGAACAATGGACGGTTGGGCGGGAGCCTGCCGGAGAAGCTGTACTGGAACCTGTCGAGGCTTAGCATCGACAACAACCAGTTCACCGGACCGATTCCTGCATCGGCTACTAATCTCAAGCGGTTCCACGCCAGCAACAACTTGTTCTCCGGCGACATACCACCGGGGTTCACCGCTGCGATGCCCCTTCTGCAGGAGCTGGACCTGTCGGCGAACCAGCTGTCTGGGGCAATCCCACAGAGCATTGCGTCGCTCAGTGGCATGTCGCAGATGAACTTAAGCCATaaccagctcaccggcggcatACCGGCGGGGTTAGGCTCGATGCCGGAGCTCACCCTGCTGGACCTTTCGTCAAACCAGCTTTCCGGCGCCATACCGCCGGCGCTGGGAACGCTGAGGGTCAACCAGCTTAATCTGTCCTCCAACCAGCTCACCGGCGAGGTTCCCGATGCGCTCGCCCGTACCTACGACCAAAGCTTCATGGGCAATCCAGGCCTCTGCACCGCCCCGCCGGTGTCGGGCATGCGCTCGTGCGCGGCCCCGTCAACCGACCATGTCTCGCCGCGTCTCCGTGCGGGCCTCCTCGCCGCGGGCGCCGCGCTCGTCGTCCTCATCGCGGCGCTCGCCGTCTTCGTCGTCCGCGACATCAGGAGGCGGAAGCGGCGGCTCGCGCTGGCTGAGGAGCCCTGGAAGCTCACCGCTTTCCAGCCCGTGGACTTCGGCGAGGCCTCCGTGCTGCGCGGGCTCGCCGACGAGAACCTCATCGGCAAGGGCGGCTCGGGGCGCGTGTACCGCGTCACGTACACCAGCCGGAGCAGCGGCGAAGCGGCGGGCACCGTGGCCGTGAAGCGCATCTGGGCCGGCGGGAGTCTGGACAAGAAGCTGGAGCGCGAGTTCGCGTCGGAGGTGGACATCCTCGGCCACATCCGGCACAGCAACATCgtgaagctcctctgctgcctctCCCGCGCGGAGACCAAGCTACTCGTCTACGAGTTCATGGGCAACGGCAGCCTGGACCAGTGGCTGCACGGCCACAGCAGGCTGGCCGGGACCGGGACTGCCATGGTCAGGGCCCCGTCGGTCCGGCGTGAGCCGCTGGACTGGCCGACGAGGGTCAAGGTGGCCGTCGGCGCCGCGCGCGGGCTGTACTACATGCATCATGAGTGCTCGCCGCCCATCGTGCACCGCGACGTCAAGTCCAGCAACATCTTGCTCGACTCGGAGCTCAATGCCAAGGTCGCCGATTTCGGGCTCGCCCGGATGTTGGTCCAGGCCGGCACGACCGACACGATGACCGCCGTCGCCGGATCGTTCGGCTACATGGCTCCCG AGTCCGTGTACACGAGGAAGGTGAACGAGAAGGTCGACGTGTACAGCTTCGGGGTCGTTCTCTTGGAGCTGACCACCGGTAGATTAGCCAACGACGGCGGTGAGCACGGCTCCCTGGCCGACTGGGCGTGGCGGCACCTGCAGTCCGGTAAAAGCATCGCCGAGGCCGCAGACAAGTCCATCGCGGACGCCGGTTACGGTGACCAAGTCGAGGCCGTCTTCAAGCTCGGCATTATATGCACCGGTCGCCAGCCGTCCTCGCGGCCGACGATGAAGGGTGTGCTTCAGATACTGCAGCGGTGCGAGCAGGCGCACCAGAGGACCTTCGACGAGAAGGTCGCCGACTACGACGCCGCTCCGCTGCTGCAGGTGCATGGAGGTAGCCGCCGGAAACAACTCTCCGATGCCGAAGTGATCGACGACGATGGGAAGGGCGGTTTCGACTGCAATGTCTGA
- the LOC100170246 gene encoding hexokinase 2 (The RefSeq protein has 11 substitutions compared to this genomic sequence) encodes MVKAVVVGAAVVACAAVGVAAVLVHRRRRRDAALLGSAEAERRRRAAAVIEEVERSLATPTALLRGIADAMVAEMERGLRGDIHAQLKMLISYVDNLPTGDEHGLFYALDLGGTNFRVLRVQLGGREKRVVKQQYEEVSIPPHLMVGTSMELFDFIAAALAKFVGTEGEDFQLPEGRQRELGFTFSFPVNQTSISSGTLIKWTKGFSINGTVGEDVVSELSRAMERQGLDMKATALVNDTVGTLAGGRYMDTDVVAAVILGTGTNAAYVEHANAIPKWTGLLPKSGKMVINTEWGSFKSNKLPLSEYDKAMDFESLNPGEQIYEKMISGMYLGEIVRRILLKLAHDASLFGDVVPTKLEQPFILRTPDMSAMHHDSSHDLKTLGSKLKDIVGVADTSLEVRYITRHICDLVAERGARLAAAGIYSILKKIGRDKVPSSGSKMPRTVIALDGGLYEHYKKFSSCVEATLTDLLGEEASSSVVAKLANDGSGIGAALLAASHSQYGASD; translated from the exons atgggGAAGTCCGTGGTGGTGGGCGCGGCGGTCGTGGCGTGCGCGGCGGTGGGGGTGGCGGCGGTGCTGGTGCACCGCCGGCGCAAGCGCGACGCCGCGCTCCTGGGGTCCGCGGAGGCGGAGAGGAGGCGGCGCGCGGCCGCGGTGATCGAGGAGGTGGAGCGCAGCCTCGCCACGCCCACGGCGCTGCTGCGGGGCATCGCGGACGCCATGGTCGCCGAGATGGAGCGCGGCCTGCGCGGGGACATCCACGCGCAGCTCAAGATGCTCATTAGCTACGTCGACAATCTCCCCACCGG AGATGAACATGGGCTGTTTTATGCACTGGATCTTGGAGGGACCAACTTCCGTGTGCTGCGAGTCCAACTAGGAGGAAGGGAGAAACGTGTTGTCAAACAACAGTACGAGGAGGTTTCCATTCCACCGCATTTGATGGTCGGGACTTCCATT GAACTATTTGATTTCATTGCTGCTGCATTGGCTAAATTTGTTGATACTGAAGGTGAAGATTTCCACCTCCCAGAGGGTAGGCAGAGAGAACTTGGTTTCACGTTTTCCTTCCCAGTGAACCAAACATCAATATCATCAGGAACACTCATCAAGTGGACAAAGGGCTTTTCCATCAATGGCACG GTTGGTGAAGATGTTGTTTCTGAGTTGAGCAGGGCCATGGAGAGGCAGGGACTAGATATGAAAGTTACGGCATTG GTCAATGATACAGTTGGCACATTGGCTGGTGGGAGATATATGGATAACGATGTAGTTGCAGCCGTAATATTGGGCACTGGTACAAATGCAGCATATGTGGAGCATGCAAATGCAATTCCTAAATGGACTGGGTTACTGCCTAAATCTGGAAACATG GTAATTAATACGGAATGGGGAAGCTTTAAATCCGGCAAGCTTCCTCTCTCAGAATACGACAAAGCCATGGACTTTGAAAGTTTGAACCCTGGAGAGCAG ATATACGAAAAAATGATTTCTGGCATGTATCTGGGAGAGATTGTTCGAAGAATTTTACTCAAGTTGGCACATGACGCTTCTCTATTTGGAGATGTTGTTCCAACTAAGCTGGAGCAGCCATTTATATTGAG GACGCCAGATATGTCAGCCATGCATCATGACTCTTCGCATGACCTCAAAACTCTTGGATCTAAACTGAAGGATATAGTTGGG GTCGCAGATACTTCCCTGGAAGTAAGATACATTACCCGTCACATCTGTGACCTTGTCGCAGAGCGTGGAGCACGCTTGGCTGCCGCAGGTATATATAGCATCCTGAAGAAGATAGGCCGGGACAAAGTACCAAGCAGTGGCAGTAAAATGCCAAGGACTGTAATTGCCTTGGATGGTGGGCTCTATGAGCATTACAAGAAGTTCAGCAGCTGCGTCGAAGCAACTCTTACAGACTTGCTCGGCGAAGAGGCCTCTTCCTCCGTGGTtgccaagctggccaacgatggcTCTGGCATTGGAGCTGCTCTCCTTGCAGCCTCACACTCCCAGTATGGCGAGAGTGACTAG